A single Oncorhynchus keta strain PuntledgeMale-10-30-2019 unplaced genomic scaffold, Oket_V2 Un_contig_3061_pilon_pilon, whole genome shotgun sequence DNA region contains:
- the LOC118382369 gene encoding zinc finger protein 345-like isoform X4, with protein sequence MDTCSEIPRFNIVVKEEEEDWDVDNTEERPDHCSESEGSPSTTGLPEQHQGNHTAKKMHCCSVCGKNCHKLSKLQIHMRTHTGEKPYSCSVCGKQFSEKGNLKKHQTLHTGEKLYSCSVCGESFSSSSILTNHQRTHTGESQVSVEECGFTPPLVIKVKEEDEDPAFAERPDHCSESEGSPSTSGLPEQHQGNHTAKKIHFCSVCGKNCHKLSKLQIHMRTHTGEKPYSCSVCGKQFSDKGNLKKHQTVHTGEKLYSCAVCGESFSSSSILTNHQRTHTGESHGFTPPLVIIVKEEEEDPAFAERPDHCSETEGSPSTSGLPEQHQGNHTVKKIHCCLVCGKNCQKLSKLQIHMRTHTGEKPYSCSVCGKQFSDKGNLKKHQTVHTGEKLYSCSVCGESFSSSSNLTKHQRTHTGESHGFTTPLVIKVKEEDEDPDFAEKHDHCTDSEVGHSTSGEPKRKQENHTAKSSHCCSVCGRDCQKLSSLLIHMRIHTGEKPYPCSVCGKQFRVKRHLQDHQKVHTGEKPYVCSKCDKRFGFASALKRHQWLHAEEKPYSCSVCGKGFGRPDQLKDHSLQHAGKPHCCSVCGKGFSRPDQLKDHSLQHAGKPHYCSVCGKCFSEKRYLEDHQSVHTGEKRHPCPVCKKSFVRLAGLKVHLRYHTGEKPYSCPKCGQSFISSQKLQRHQKTHAALPPVEFQNPVTIEGEREGEDEEVGGLINSDGEEVGWDLHRLDESSEGRTSTSGEPKET encoded by the exons ATGGACACCTGCAGTGAAATACCCAGATTTAACATTGTAgtcaaggaggaggaggaagactgggACGTGGATAATACTG AAGAGAGACCTGACCACTGTTCTGAGAGTGAAGGGAGTCCCTCTACAACAGGACTACCTGAACAACACCAGGGGAATCACACAGCTAAGAAGATGCACTGCTGTTCAGTGTGTGGAAAAAACTGTCACAAGTTATCAAAACTACAAATACACATGAGAACTCACACAGGAGAAaaaccttactcctgctctgtctgCGGGAAGCAATTCAGTGAGAAAGGAAACCTGAAAAAACACCAGACGttgcacacaggagagaagctgtACAGTTGCTCCGTGTGTGGTGAGAGTTTCTCTTCATCGTCAATTCTTACCaatcaccagagaacacacacaggagagagtcaAGTGTCTGTAGAAGAGTGTGGTTTTACACCACCACTTGTTATCAAAGTGAAAGAGGAGGACGAGGATCCTGCTTTTG CAGAGAGACCTGACCACTGTTCTGAGAGTGAAGGGAGTCCCTCTACATCAGGACTACCTGAACAACACCAGGGGAATCACACGGCTAAGAAGATTCACTTTTGTTCAGTGTGTGGAAAAAACTGTCACAAGTTATCAAAACTACAAATACATATGAGAACTCACACAGGAGAAaaaccttactcctgctctgtctgCGGGAAGCAATTCAGTGACAAAGGAAACCTGAAAAAACACCAGACGgtgcacacaggagagaagctgtACAGTTGCGCCGTGTGCGGGGAGAGTTTCTCTTCATCGTCAATTCTTACCAATCACCAGAGAACGCACACAGGAGAGAGTCATGGTTTTACACCACCACTCGTTATCAtagtgaaagaggaggaagaggatccTGCTTTTG CAGAGAGACCTGACCACTGCTCTGAGACTGAAGGGAGTCCCTCTACATCAGGATTACCTGAACAACACCAGGGGAATCACACAGTTAAGAAGATTCACTGCTGTTTAGTGTGTGGAAAAAACTGTCAGAAGTTATCAAAACTACAAATACATATGAGAACTCACACAGGAGAAaaaccttactcctgctctgtctgCGGGAAGCAATTCAGTGACAAAGGAAACCTGAAAAAACACCAGACGgtgcacacaggagagaagctgtACAGTTGCTCCGTGTGTGGGGAGAGTTTCTCTTCATCGTCAAATCTTACcaaacaccagagaacacacacaggagagagtcaTGGTTTTACAACACCACTCGTTATCAAAGTGAAAGAGGAGGACGAGGATCCTGATTTTG CAGAGAAACATGACCACTGCACTGACAGTGAAGTGGGTCACTCTACATCAGGAGAACCTAAAAGAAAACAGGAGAATCACACAGCAAAGAGCTCTCACTGCTGTTCAGTGTGCGGAAGAGATTGCCAAAAGCTATCATCACTGCTAATACAtatgagaatacacacaggagaaaagccataCCCTTGCTCTGTGTGTGGAAAGCAGTTCCGTGTTAAAAGACATCTTCAAGACCACCAGAAAgtgcacactggagagaaaccttacGTCTGCTCCAAATGTGACAAGAGGTTTGGTTTCGCCTCAGCCTTGAAAAGGCACCAGTGGTTACACGCAGAAGAGaaaccttactcctgctctgtgtGTGGGAAGGGTTTTGGCCGTCCAGATCAGTTAAAGGACCACTCTCTGCAACACGCAGGGAAACCCCACTGCTGTTCTGTGTGTGGGAAGGGTTTCAGCCGTCCAGATCAGCTAAAGGACCACTCTCTGCAACACGCAGGGAAACCTCACTACTGTTCTGTGTGTGGGAAGTGTTTCAGTGAGAAGAGGTATCTTGAAGACCACCAGTCAgtgcacactggagagaaacgACACCCTTGCCCTGTCTGCAAGAAGAGTTTTGTAAGATTAGCAGGCCTTAAAGTCCACCTCAGATATcatacaggagagaaaccttacagcTGTCCTAAATGTGGCCAGAGCTTCATTAGTTCTCAAAAACTTCAGAGACATCAGAAAACTCATGCTGCTTTACCACCTGTTGAGTTTCAAAACCCTGTTACAATTgaaggagagcgggagggagaagATGAGGAAGTTGGTGGTCTGATTAATTCAGATGGAGAAGAGGTTGGTTGGGATCTTCATCGTCTCG ACGAGAGTTCGGAGGGGAGAACCTCTACATCAGGAGAACCTAAAGAAACCTAG